A genomic window from Microbacterium sp. H1-D42 includes:
- the leuS gene encoding leucine--tRNA ligase produces the protein MSAHDIQQKWQQYWAENETFLAGGADDDRPRKYILGMFPYPSGDLHMGHAINYLYPDIVARYWRHRGHNVLNPIGWDSFGLPAENAAIKRGADPREWTYKNIEQHKAGFRAYGASYDWSRVLHTSDPEYYRWNQWLFLKLYERGLAYRKKSAVNWCPNDQTVLANEQVVDGRCERCGAEVVKKKLTQWYFKITDYADRLLDDLDGLEGHWPHKVLQMQRNWIGRSTGADVDFHIEGRDEPVTVFSTRPDTLHGATFFVMAPDSDLAAELAAGASAEVRTRFQDYLEAVQKQTEIERQSTDRPKTGVFMERYAINPVNGERLPIWAADYVLADYGHGAVMAVPAHDQRDLDFARAFGLPIRIVVDTTVPGGANEGGDLAELDPAVTGTALVGNGRMTASGELDGLEKVDAIARTIEKMVAEGNGRAAKNFRLRDWLISRQRFWGTPIPMLHLQDGEVVPVPEDRLPVRLPSVEGLDLRPKGASPLGAAESWVRTVDPASGEPALRDPDTMDTFVDSSWYFLRFLSPNSDQFAFDPAEAKRWAPVDGYFGGVEHAILHLLYARFITKVLFDLGLIDFEEPFSNLVNQGMVILDGAKMSKSKGNLVEFSDQLTQYGADALRLGLAFAGPVEDDKEWSGVSMGGAQKFLSRALRVADEVSSAAGSDAAAGDVSLRRITHHLLADAPGLVEHTKFNVLVARLMELVNGIRKAIDGAASAGDPAVREAAEVLAMLLEPIAPHTAEELWARLGHEPSVSAAQWPDADPALLVEDTVTTAVQVNGKVRATIDVPADISEADLEATARADEKVQRALEGKEIVRVIVRAPKIVNFAVKG, from the coding sequence ATGTCTGCGCATGACATCCAGCAGAAGTGGCAGCAGTACTGGGCCGAGAACGAGACGTTCCTCGCCGGCGGCGCCGATGACGACCGCCCGCGCAAGTACATCCTCGGGATGTTCCCGTACCCGTCGGGCGATCTGCACATGGGACACGCGATCAACTATCTGTACCCCGACATCGTGGCCCGCTACTGGCGGCACCGCGGGCACAACGTGCTCAACCCGATCGGCTGGGACTCCTTCGGCCTGCCCGCCGAGAACGCGGCGATCAAGCGCGGCGCTGACCCGCGCGAGTGGACCTACAAGAACATCGAGCAGCACAAGGCCGGCTTCCGCGCGTACGGCGCTTCGTACGACTGGTCGCGCGTGCTGCACACCTCCGACCCCGAGTACTACCGATGGAACCAGTGGCTGTTCCTGAAGCTGTACGAGCGCGGTCTGGCGTACCGCAAGAAGAGCGCCGTCAACTGGTGCCCGAACGACCAGACGGTGCTGGCGAACGAGCAGGTCGTCGACGGCCGATGCGAGCGCTGTGGCGCCGAGGTCGTGAAGAAGAAGCTCACGCAGTGGTACTTCAAGATCACCGACTACGCCGACCGTCTGCTCGATGACCTGGACGGCCTGGAGGGTCACTGGCCGCACAAGGTGCTGCAGATGCAGCGCAACTGGATCGGCCGCTCCACCGGTGCCGACGTCGACTTCCACATCGAAGGGCGCGACGAGCCCGTCACGGTGTTCTCGACCCGTCCCGACACGCTGCACGGTGCGACGTTCTTCGTGATGGCGCCCGACTCCGATCTGGCTGCCGAGTTGGCGGCCGGGGCATCAGCGGAGGTGCGCACGCGCTTCCAGGACTACCTCGAGGCGGTGCAGAAGCAGACCGAGATCGAGCGGCAGTCCACCGACCGCCCGAAGACCGGTGTCTTCATGGAGCGCTACGCGATCAACCCCGTCAACGGCGAGCGGCTGCCCATCTGGGCTGCTGACTACGTGCTGGCGGACTACGGCCACGGAGCGGTGATGGCCGTGCCGGCGCACGACCAGCGCGACCTCGACTTCGCCCGCGCGTTCGGCCTGCCGATCCGCATCGTCGTCGACACGACCGTGCCTGGTGGCGCCAACGAGGGCGGCGACCTTGCTGAGCTCGACCCCGCCGTCACCGGCACCGCGCTGGTGGGCAACGGCCGGATGACCGCATCCGGAGAACTGGACGGGCTCGAGAAGGTCGATGCGATCGCCCGCACGATCGAGAAGATGGTCGCCGAGGGCAACGGCCGGGCCGCGAAGAACTTCCGCCTGCGGGACTGGCTGATCTCGCGTCAGCGCTTCTGGGGCACGCCGATCCCGATGCTGCACCTGCAGGACGGCGAGGTCGTCCCGGTGCCCGAGGACCGTCTGCCGGTGCGCCTGCCGAGTGTCGAGGGGCTGGATCTGCGTCCCAAGGGCGCGTCCCCGCTCGGGGCCGCCGAGTCGTGGGTGCGCACGGTCGATCCCGCCTCCGGCGAGCCGGCGCTGCGCGACCCCGACACGATGGACACCTTCGTCGACAGCTCGTGGTACTTCCTGCGCTTCCTGTCGCCGAACAGCGACCAGTTCGCCTTCGATCCCGCCGAGGCCAAGCGCTGGGCGCCGGTCGACGGCTACTTCGGCGGCGTCGAGCATGCGATCCTGCACCTGCTGTACGCGCGCTTCATCACCAAGGTGCTGTTCGACCTTGGTCTGATCGACTTCGAAGAGCCTTTCTCCAACCTGGTGAACCAGGGAATGGTGATCCTCGACGGCGCCAAGATGTCGAAGAGCAAGGGCAACCTGGTCGAGTTCTCCGACCAGCTCACGCAGTACGGTGCAGACGCGCTGCGGCTGGGGCTGGCGTTCGCCGGTCCCGTCGAAGACGACAAGGAATGGTCCGGCGTATCGATGGGCGGTGCGCAGAAGTTCCTCTCCCGCGCGCTGCGCGTCGCGGATGAGGTCTCGTCGGCGGCCGGATCGGATGCTGCGGCCGGCGATGTCAGCCTGCGTCGGATCACCCACCACCTGCTCGCGGATGCCCCAGGGCTGGTCGAGCACACCAAGTTCAACGTGCTCGTCGCGCGCCTCATGGAGCTCGTCAACGGCATCCGGAAGGCGATCGACGGTGCCGCAAGTGCCGGCGACCCTGCCGTGCGCGAAGCGGCCGAGGTGCTGGCGATGCTGCTCGAGCCGATCGCCCCGCACACGGCCGAGGAGCTGTGGGCCAGGCTCGGCCACGAGCCCTCGGTCAGCGCCGCCCAGTGGCCGGACGCTGATCCGGCGCTGCTGGTCGAGGACACCGTGACGACCGCCGTGCAGGTGAACGGCAAGGTGCGCGCGACCATCGACGTGCCGGCCGACATCTCCGAGGCCGACCTCGAGGCGACGGCGCGTGCCGACGAGAAGGTGCAGCGTGCGCTGGAGGGCAAGGAGATCGTGCGCGTCATCGTGCGCGCTCCGAAGATCGTGAACTTCGCCGTCAAGGGCTGA
- a CDS encoding ComEA family DNA-binding protein — protein MGIGVAVTLGLVVLSAAVGWGILRGQAVPLESIPAGGATSAPSDEMSVSGSTGLYVHVLGEVTHPGLYILDADARLVDALAAAGGTLQNADLQAVNLARPLSDGEQIIVPAVGAEPSGGAAAPGGPGADGKIDLNTADQAALETLPRIGPALAQRILDWREENGRFRSVDDLLAVPGIGDKLLAGVREKVRV, from the coding sequence ATGGGCATCGGGGTCGCAGTGACCCTCGGGCTGGTGGTGCTCTCGGCGGCCGTGGGCTGGGGCATCCTGCGTGGCCAGGCCGTGCCGCTGGAGAGCATCCCGGCAGGCGGGGCGACGTCGGCACCATCTGACGAGATGAGCGTCAGCGGCAGCACGGGCCTGTACGTACACGTTCTGGGCGAGGTGACCCACCCTGGGCTGTACATCCTCGACGCCGACGCCAGGCTCGTCGACGCGCTGGCTGCCGCTGGCGGCACGCTGCAGAATGCCGATCTGCAGGCCGTCAACCTCGCCCGTCCGCTCAGCGACGGCGAACAGATCATCGTGCCGGCCGTCGGGGCGGAGCCGTCAGGTGGCGCGGCCGCACCAGGTGGGCCCGGCGCCGACGGCAAGATCGACCTGAACACCGCTGATCAGGCCGCGCTTGAGACTCTGCCCAGGATCGGTCCAGCCCTCGCACAGCGCATTCTCGACTGGCGTGAGGAGAACGGCCGGTTCCGCTCGGTCGACGATCTGCTGGCCGTGCCAGGCATCGGCGACAAGCTGCTCGCCGGGGTGCGCGAGAAGGTGCGGGTATGA